The nucleotide sequence TTTATAGGGTACCCCACCACAAAAAAGCACGGGTACCCGCTGCTGGGGTACCCGTGCTATAAGGATTCGGAGTTGAAAAATTACTTGTTTCCGCCTTGTGGCCTTCCACCGCCCGCGGCTGGAGCGGCTTGCTGTGCTCCATTATTATCGCCACCACCATCGCCTTTCAGGTCGTCGTTGTTGACGCTCTTGCGGCGGCGACGCGGTTGCTGATCGTCGAAGCTCATTTTACCCAGCTTGTAAGAGAAGTTTACCCGGAAGCCCCGGTTATACAGGTTGTTGACGTTGGTCTGGGTGAAGGTAGGTGTCTTGAGAATGGTTTCCTGACGGAACGATTTCTGCAGGAAGTTTTCCATGCCCAGACCCACGCTGCCGCGTTTGTTGCTGAAATCTTTCTTTACTCCCAAGCTGTACATACGGAATCCCGTCTGGGTACCTTGTAGCTGCACATCGCGGCCCCGCATGAAGCCGAAGCCCTGGAAGCCCCAGCCATTTTTGAAGGTCAGGTTGGTGAACACCCGGCCCGACACCACCACGCCCGAATTGCTGGTGCCCAGCGCGGCGTTGCTGGAGTTGTTGGACAGGTAGGCATAATAGCCGTCGAAGCCACCGCCCAGTTGCCAGATCGAGAACAGCGTGACGTTCCCGAACAGGTTCATACCGTAGTTCTGCTTTTGCCCGATGTTGCCGTAGCTTGTCGTAATTACACCACGCTCGTCGGTGGTACGTACACTCTCGATGGAGTTGTTGGTATTACGGCCGAAAACTGACATGTTGAGGTACACTGACTTCTTGAACCAGCTCGTACTGGCCTCGAACTGATCGGTCAGTTCGGGCGACAGATTGGGGTTACCCACCGTGATGTTTTGGGGATTGGAGGCGTTGATGTTGGGGTTCAAAAACTGAATGCCGGGACGCTGCAAACGGCGGTTGTACGCCAGCTTGATCGTGCGTCCGCCTTTCAGCGTTTTGGAGATATTCACACTCGGTACCAGGTTGCCATAGTTAGGAATGGCCAGTTTGCCTTCGCCCTGCGTGGCGTCGATAGTGGTGTACTCATAACGGCTCCCTACCTTGAACGTATATTTGTTCTTGGTCGAGTAAGTATAGGAGAGGTAGGTAGCGGCAACGTTCTGGCCGTAGTCGAGGCTGTTGGCCTGCCGGGGCTGGGTCACGTTGCTGTAGTAGGTGAAATCACTGTTCACCTCACGGAAAATACCTTTACCCCCAAATTCGATAAGCTGGTTTTTCTTGATGGGGGAGGTGTAGTCGAGCTGCACGGTGCTTTCCTGATTGAAGCTGCCGTTGCGGTTGCCTTCCTGGCCCAGCAAGGTGGATGAAGTGGCAGAGTCGAACAGATCGGCGTCGAAATTGTTCGTGCGGTTATTGCGGCTGAACTGCGTCAGAATACTGAATTCCTGTTGCGGTTTTTTCAGCTGACGTGTGTAGTCCACGTTTACATCCACCGTTCCGGACAAATCTTTCACGTTCACATCCCGGAAGGAAGTGGTAGCGGGGGTATTGCCGAATGAATTCCGGGTCGAGATACCCTGCGTATTTTTCGAATTGCGGGTACCGTACCGGACACTGGCCGTAATGAACGACTTGTCCGTGATATCATAGTCCCAGCCCAGGTTATACGAACCAAATGAGTAGTTGTTGCGCGAGTCGGTGCTCTGACGTACCGAGAAGGGAATCCCGTTTTTGGTACCTTCCTGAATGTTTTCTCCTTTCCCGATCACGTTGTAGCCGATCCGGCCGAAGCCGCCCAGGTTGAAGCCCATCTTGCCCGTGCGGTAGCTACCCCGCAGACCTAGAT is from Salmonirosea aquatica and encodes:
- a CDS encoding TonB-dependent receptor domain-containing protein; amino-acid sequence: MNKICTLITFLTLGLGASAFAQFPTGGGRPQPETTAIPGTVDNSARGNGKISGTLIDSVSKQPVEFASISLVEIKTNQPVDGTTTDDKGKFTIKNIADGDYKLLISFIGYKGKQIPNITIGHRTNLELDNVVLVPDVVQLDAVTVTGQTELIEERVDRLVYNAEKDIASRGGDATEVMRKVPMLSVDLDGNVSLRGSSNVKVLINNKPSTILATSVADALKQIPADMIKSVEVITSPSAKYDAEGTAGIINIITKKNTLQGATLNFDTGVGNRGANLGLRGSYRTGKMGFNLGGFGRIGYNVIGKGENIQEGTKNGIPFSVRQSTDSRNNYSFGSYNLGWDYDITDKSFITASVRYGTRNSKNTQGISTRNSFGNTPATTSFRDVNVKDLSGTVDVNVDYTRQLKKPQQEFSILTQFSRNNRTNNFDADLFDSATSSTLLGQEGNRNGSFNQESTVQLDYTSPIKKNQLIEFGGKGIFREVNSDFTYYSNVTQPRQANSLDYGQNVAATYLSYTYSTKNKYTFKVGSRYEYTTIDATQGEGKLAIPNYGNLVPSVNISKTLKGGRTIKLAYNRRLQRPGIQFLNPNINASNPQNITVGNPNLSPELTDQFEASTSWFKKSVYLNMSVFGRNTNNSIESVRTTDERGVITTSYGNIGQKQNYGMNLFGNVTLFSIWQLGGGFDGYYAYLSNNSSNAALGTSNSGVVVSGRVFTNLTFKNGWGFQGFGFMRGRDVQLQGTQTGFRMYSLGVKKDFSNKRGSVGLGMENFLQKSFRQETILKTPTFTQTNVNNLYNRGFRVNFSYKLGKMSFDDQQPRRRRKSVNNDDLKGDGGGDNNGAQQAAPAAGGGRPQGGNK